In one Streptomyces sp. T12 genomic region, the following are encoded:
- a CDS encoding HAMP domain-containing sensor histidine kinase, translated as MDIGTKVALAVAAAALCVASTVGLLVHRITAADQLATARSDLDRQLMSAVYDHAAGRKSAARLDPPDLPAAVSKAVRRGDRVTYLQDGPDPVLWAATRVSDRTVLALSRPYGHEADELAALDRTLVTTGAAATAGVSLAGLALGVRMGRRATAAARTAERIAHGDLNARIGPQGRDEIARLAASVNAMADALGARLEAERRVTADIAHELRTPVTAMVTATGLLPPGPATDLVAGGVRKLRGLVEDVLEVARLDAHAVSVETEPRQVSAMARRAVTGLDGAEGRVEVRIVTDTLAETDPRRVERILTNLVTNALRHGTPQVTVEVDAETNAETDGDGAGPLVRIRDHGPGFPPDLLAVLTASGPQRFRTGCESAGTGLGLGLTIASGQARLLGARLTFRNHPDGGAEATLRLPPTSPSPGSTGAAAAPVPRPRPCPTARTD; from the coding sequence ATGGACATCGGCACGAAGGTGGCACTGGCCGTCGCCGCGGCGGCCCTGTGCGTCGCGAGCACGGTCGGCCTGCTCGTCCACCGCATCACCGCCGCCGACCAGCTGGCCACGGCCCGCTCCGACCTCGATCGGCAGCTGATGAGCGCCGTCTACGACCATGCGGCCGGCCGCAAGTCCGCGGCCCGGCTCGACCCGCCGGACCTGCCCGCGGCCGTGTCGAAGGCGGTACGACGCGGCGACCGCGTCACCTACCTCCAGGACGGACCGGATCCGGTGCTGTGGGCGGCGACCCGCGTCTCCGACCGCACCGTGCTCGCACTGTCGCGTCCTTACGGCCATGAGGCCGACGAGCTGGCCGCGCTGGACCGGACGCTGGTCACCACAGGTGCGGCGGCCACCGCCGGAGTGTCCCTGGCCGGCTTGGCCCTCGGCGTGCGCATGGGCCGCCGGGCCACGGCCGCCGCCCGTACGGCGGAACGTATCGCCCACGGCGACCTGAACGCCCGTATCGGCCCGCAAGGGCGGGACGAGATCGCCCGGCTCGCCGCGTCCGTGAACGCCATGGCCGACGCGCTCGGCGCCCGCCTGGAGGCGGAACGCCGGGTGACCGCCGACATCGCGCACGAACTGCGCACCCCCGTCACGGCCATGGTGACCGCGACCGGCCTGCTGCCGCCCGGTCCGGCCACCGACCTGGTGGCGGGCGGGGTGCGCAAGCTGCGCGGGCTGGTCGAGGACGTTTTGGAGGTCGCCCGCCTCGACGCCCACGCGGTGTCGGTGGAGACCGAGCCCCGCCAGGTCAGCGCGATGGCCCGCCGTGCGGTCACGGGGCTCGACGGGGCAGAAGGCCGGGTGGAGGTGCGGATCGTCACGGACACGCTCGCGGAGACCGATCCTCGGCGCGTGGAGCGGATCCTCACCAACCTGGTCACCAACGCCCTGCGGCACGGCACGCCGCAGGTGACGGTCGAGGTGGACGCCGAGACAAACGCCGAGACTGACGGGGACGGCGCCGGGCCGCTCGTCCGCATCCGCGACCACGGCCCCGGCTTCCCGCCCGACCTGCTTGCCGTCCTCACCGCCTCCGGCCCTCAGCGGTTCCGCACCGGCTGCGAGTCCGCGGGAACGGGCCTGGGCCTGGGCCTGACCATCGCCTCCGGCCAGGCCCGGCTGCTCGGCGCCCGCCTGACCTTCCGCAACCATCCCGACGGGGGTGCGGAGGCGACCCTGCGGCTGCCTCCTACTTCTCCATCCCCAGGTTCAACTGGTGCAGCAGCCGCGCCAGTTCCGCGACCTCGCCCCTGTCCCACTGCGCGAACTGACTGA
- a CDS encoding protein phosphatase 2C domain-containing protein, whose protein sequence is MRTELVSEPGDPARPNEDFASVGLPASGQGGALVVLDGVTPPRGETGCLHSVPWFTARLGGALTELTVSLPDVPLVDALARAIARTAEAHAETCDLSHPRTPQATVVLARWSAQSLEYLILSDSALLVESPDGAITPYLDDRLSRLPRASLATDALIDAHIRNKEGGFFTAAADPSVAGRALTGVLARGEVRALAALTDGATRWVEKFREGDWGDCFRLLRKEGARELVDRVRALERADAEERAYLRRSKTHDDATVVYVEW, encoded by the coding sequence ATGCGAACAGAGCTTGTTTCGGAGCCCGGTGACCCGGCCCGCCCCAACGAGGACTTCGCGAGCGTCGGCCTTCCCGCCTCGGGACAGGGCGGCGCACTGGTGGTCCTGGACGGGGTGACCCCGCCGAGGGGTGAGACGGGCTGTCTGCATTCCGTCCCCTGGTTCACCGCCCGACTGGGCGGAGCCCTGACCGAACTGACCGTTTCACTCCCTGATGTTCCCCTCGTCGACGCCCTGGCCCGCGCCATCGCACGTACCGCTGAGGCCCACGCCGAAACCTGTGACCTTTCTCACCCACGCACCCCACAGGCAACGGTGGTTCTGGCGCGATGGTCGGCGCAGTCGCTGGAGTACCTGATCCTTTCGGACTCGGCCCTGCTGGTGGAGTCGCCGGACGGCGCGATCACGCCATACCTGGACGACCGCCTGTCCCGCCTGCCCCGCGCATCCCTGGCCACGGACGCCTTGATCGACGCCCACATCCGCAACAAGGAGGGCGGCTTCTTCACGGCCGCCGCGGATCCGTCGGTGGCCGGGCGGGCGCTGACGGGGGTGTTGGCGCGGGGGGAGGTGCGCGCGTTGGCCGCACTGACGGACGGGGCGACCCGGTGGGTGGAGAAGTTCCGGGAGGGGGACTGGGGGGACTGCTTCCGGCTCCTGCGGAAGGAGGGGGCGCGGGAGTTGGTGGACCGGGTACGGGCTCTGGAGCGGGCCGACGCGGAGGAGCGGGCGTATCTGAGGCGTAGTAAGACGCATGATGACGCGACGGTCGTGTACGTGGAGTGGTGA
- a CDS encoding roadblock/LC7 domain-containing protein has product MTAPSTFGLSSEARNLHWLLTNLVEEVPGIQSVAVVSSDGLLLLSSDHARNTEAREARSDKPTGPRGSSADLATIVSGIGSLTIGAAKLMQFGDVKHTMVAMDEGSLFVMSISDGSLLGVHGSADCDMSVVAYHMALFVGRAGHVLTPELRSELRKSLETESAGSTR; this is encoded by the coding sequence TTGACCGCGCCCAGTACCTTCGGACTGAGCAGTGAAGCCCGCAACCTGCACTGGTTGTTGACGAATCTGGTCGAGGAGGTGCCGGGCATCCAGTCAGTCGCGGTGGTCTCCTCCGACGGGTTGCTCCTGCTCTCCTCGGACCACGCTCGCAACACCGAGGCCCGGGAAGCCAGGAGCGACAAGCCCACCGGCCCCCGCGGCTCCTCCGCCGACCTCGCCACCATCGTCTCCGGCATCGGCAGCCTCACCATCGGCGCCGCCAAGCTGATGCAGTTCGGCGACGTGAAGCACACGATGGTGGCGATGGACGAGGGCAGCCTCTTCGTGATGTCCATCAGCGACGGCTCGCTGCTCGGCGTGCACGGCTCGGCGGACTGCGACATGAGCGTGGTGGCCTACCACATGGCGCTCTTCGTGGGCCGCGCCGGCCACGTCCTGACTCCCGAACTCCGCAGCGAGCTACGGAAGTCCCTCGAGACCGAGTCGGCAGGGAGTACCCGATGA
- a CDS encoding nitrate- and nitrite sensing domain-containing protein, which yields MQKMRPRRSGKQTSSAGGAQSTPGTTNGTANGTTADAAPVGRGRPTHVRNRLIVAVAVVAAAIAGAGVPSVVAASGQLHDSQKLVTLAEQTENALTLAHSLADERDEVTSYIAAGRPKSKAPSEQRSVRVDRQVEELRADTDTPASLLGDLDDIATLRRAALTGKSTALEAHRAYSVTITELHRLAEQLAEQMPPRAGAGAYALAELDSAVQQAAAARGLLLAALSVPTATETVIDPITGLATTQKTSSDADAKQRAALSAAAQQARLRSDAALADFHDTAPKTARTSYDSTVTGPEVTTAERYLAALTDQAALSDRDLATNTQRAEAALSSRVDLMRGVESALYDRRTKALEQLRDDDVTALEIRIAILGALMLLAVGVATGMARSLTRPLAVLRLGSARLAQAEDPAAEEPVKFTGRKDEFAQVVNSVNALHAHAVALHERITTLESDRKHLVGQRQKMADAREELRTELADSAAQLERLRDTIGSTFVNLALRTLGLVERQLGVIESLEEREQDPDRLATLFKLDHFATVMRRHSENLLVLAGNEHVQQHAGPVPLVDVVRAAVSEIERYERVRIAALPPHAHVAGFAADDLSHLLAELMENASSFSPPDLPVEVSGWLLENGEVMLSVHDEGIGMTAERMTRLNSRLADFDPEATYDQEGDDGLGLGLYVVARLAHRHGMRVQLREQKQGGVAAVAVLPRGLLAAAPAAAVPSESPHHTGTHTFSLPGADAEANSNVLRGRSKNGDPLVALAEKAVRETPETQPGTPEAEREREHPAETTMELLIPAQPTGEPTPAGPAVADPAIVAPAADEPAAAADPEAAEPAAAGGEDAPQGPLAPDDDGRTGGAGGNEPAEGEAEADTTHERVPDEPEDPVTDKGLPKRTPKITTPAQAPRQRTGSVDADALRRRLGGFRRGAEAGHRDVAAEIAEQTGQTKAPTEGSAATGGTVEEASS from the coding sequence GTGCAGAAGATGCGGCCTCGTCGCTCAGGCAAGCAGACGTCCTCCGCAGGGGGCGCGCAGTCCACGCCCGGCACCACAAACGGCACAGCGAACGGCACAACGGCCGACGCCGCACCCGTCGGCAGGGGGCGCCCGACGCACGTACGGAACCGGCTGATCGTCGCCGTGGCCGTCGTGGCCGCCGCCATCGCCGGAGCCGGAGTCCCCTCGGTCGTCGCCGCCTCCGGGCAACTGCACGACTCCCAGAAGCTCGTGACCCTCGCCGAGCAGACCGAGAACGCCCTCACGCTCGCGCACTCCCTCGCCGACGAGCGCGACGAGGTCACCTCCTATATCGCCGCCGGGCGGCCCAAGTCCAAGGCGCCGAGCGAGCAGCGCAGCGTCCGCGTCGACCGGCAGGTCGAGGAGTTGCGCGCCGACACCGACACGCCCGCCTCGCTGCTCGGCGACCTCGACGACATCGCGACCCTGCGCAGGGCCGCGCTCACCGGCAAGAGCACCGCGCTGGAAGCGCACCGGGCCTACTCGGTCACCATCACCGAACTCCACCGGCTCGCCGAGCAGCTGGCCGAGCAGATGCCGCCCCGCGCGGGCGCCGGCGCCTACGCCCTCGCCGAGCTGGACTCCGCCGTGCAGCAGGCCGCCGCCGCCCGCGGGCTGCTGCTCGCCGCCCTCAGCGTGCCGACCGCCACCGAGACCGTCATCGACCCGATCACCGGCCTCGCGACCACCCAGAAGACCTCCTCGGACGCCGACGCCAAGCAGCGCGCCGCCCTCAGCGCAGCCGCCCAGCAGGCCCGCCTGCGCTCCGACGCCGCCCTCGCCGACTTCCACGACACCGCGCCCAAGACCGCGCGCACCTCGTACGACTCCACGGTCACCGGCCCCGAGGTCACCACCGCCGAGCGCTATCTCGCCGCCCTCACCGACCAGGCCGCGCTCTCCGACCGGGACCTGGCCACCAACACCCAGCGCGCCGAGGCCGCCCTCTCCTCCCGTGTCGACCTGATGCGCGGCGTGGAGTCCGCGCTCTACGACCGCCGCACCAAGGCCCTCGAACAGCTCCGCGACGACGACGTCACCGCGCTGGAGATCCGCATCGCGATCCTCGGCGCGCTGATGCTGCTCGCCGTGGGCGTCGCCACGGGCATGGCCCGCAGCCTCACCCGGCCCCTCGCCGTCCTGCGGCTCGGCTCCGCCCGGCTCGCCCAGGCCGAGGACCCGGCGGCCGAGGAGCCCGTCAAGTTCACCGGCCGCAAGGACGAGTTCGCGCAGGTCGTCAACTCCGTCAACGCCCTGCACGCGCACGCCGTCGCCCTCCACGAGCGCATCACCACCCTGGAGTCGGACCGCAAGCACCTCGTCGGGCAGCGCCAGAAGATGGCCGACGCCCGCGAGGAGCTGCGCACCGAACTCGCCGACTCCGCCGCCCAGTTGGAGCGGCTGCGGGACACCATCGGCTCCACCTTCGTGAACCTCGCCCTGCGCACCCTCGGCCTCGTCGAGCGCCAACTCGGCGTCATCGAGAGCCTGGAGGAGCGCGAGCAGGACCCCGACCGGCTCGCCACGCTGTTCAAGCTCGACCACTTCGCCACGGTCATGCGCCGGCACAGCGAGAACCTTCTCGTCCTGGCCGGCAACGAGCACGTCCAGCAGCATGCCGGACCGGTTCCGCTCGTCGACGTCGTCCGTGCGGCGGTCAGCGAGATCGAGCGGTACGAGCGGGTCCGCATCGCCGCGCTCCCGCCGCACGCGCATGTGGCGGGCTTCGCGGCCGACGACCTCTCCCACCTCCTGGCCGAGCTGATGGAGAACGCGTCGTCGTTCTCCCCGCCCGACCTGCCCGTAGAGGTCTCCGGCTGGCTGCTGGAGAACGGCGAGGTCATGCTCTCCGTCCACGACGAGGGCATCGGCATGACCGCCGAGCGCATGACCCGCCTCAACTCCCGCCTCGCCGACTTCGACCCCGAGGCCACCTACGACCAGGAGGGCGACGACGGCCTGGGCCTCGGCCTGTACGTCGTCGCCCGCCTCGCCCACCGCCACGGCATGCGTGTCCAGCTCCGCGAGCAGAAGCAGGGCGGGGTCGCGGCGGTCGCGGTCCTGCCCAGGGGCCTGCTGGCAGCCGCCCCTGCGGCCGCGGTACCCTCGGAGTCGCCGCACCACACCGGCACCCACACCTTCTCCCTCCCGGGCGCCGACGCGGAGGCCAACTCCAACGTCCTGCGCGGCCGCTCCAAGAACGGCGATCCGTTGGTCGCGCTGGCGGAGAAGGCTGTACGGGAGACGCCGGAGACGCAGCCGGGTACCCCTGAGGCCGAGCGGGAGCGGGAGCACCCTGCCGAGACCACGATGGAGCTCCTGATCCCGGCACAGCCGACGGGTGAGCCGACACCTGCCGGGCCGGCGGTCGCTGATCCAGCGATCGTGGCCCCTGCGGCTGACGAACCCGCGGCCGCAGCCGATCCCGAGGCCGCCGAACCCGCGGCCGCCGGCGGCGAGGACGCCCCACAGGGGCCACTCGCACCCGACGACGATGGCCGCACGGGTGGTGCGGGTGGGAACGAACCCGCCGAAGGCGAAGCCGAGGCGGACACCACACACGAGCGCGTCCCCGACGAACCCGAGGACCCCGTCACGGACAAGGGCCTCCCCAAACGCACCCCGAAGATCACCACCCCGGCCCAGGCCCCGCGCCAGCGGACCGGCAGCGTGGACGCCGACGCCCTCCGCAGGAGGCTCGGCGGCTTCCGCAGGGGAGCGGAGGCCGGCCACCGCGACGTAGCGGCGGAGATCGCCGAACAGACAGGCCAGACCAAGGCACCGACAGAAGGATCCGCAGCCACGGGGGGCACAGTCGAGGAGGCAAGCAGTTGA
- a CDS encoding DUF742 domain-containing protein: MSNAPQNRPQLPVRGGDRKPARVRPYSLTGGRTRFGHVLLVETFVAALEAPQERKELTNGSLTTRVMPEMRAIVELCRRMRTVAEIAALLQMPLGVVRVLLSDLADQGKIRVYGTGTGHGTGRPDRALLERVLSGLRRL, encoded by the coding sequence ATGAGCAACGCCCCGCAGAACAGGCCCCAGCTCCCCGTCCGCGGCGGCGACCGCAAGCCCGCCCGTGTCCGCCCCTACTCGCTCACCGGCGGCCGTACCCGCTTCGGCCACGTCCTCCTCGTCGAGACGTTCGTGGCGGCGCTGGAGGCGCCTCAGGAGCGCAAGGAACTGACGAATGGTTCCCTCACCACCCGGGTCATGCCGGAGATGCGGGCCATCGTCGAACTGTGCCGCCGTATGCGCACGGTGGCCGAGATCGCCGCGCTGCTTCAGATGCCGCTCGGCGTGGTCCGCGTGCTCCTCAGCGACCTCGCGGACCAGGGAAAGATCCGGGTGTACGGCACGGGAACCGGCCACGGCACGGGCCGGCCGGACCGCGCTCTGCTGGAAAGGGTGCTGAGTGGACTCCGTCGTCTCTGA
- the cseB gene encoding two-component system response regulator CseB, with amino-acid sequence MHEVLLVEDDEMIREATRLTLESSGYTVRTAADGTTGLDLFREQAPDVAVLDIMLPGLNGVSLAGRIREESGVPVLLISARNDPVDVVMGLEAGADDYVTKPFDGMVLAARIRALLRRAAPAEQRPGSAPLTFGDLAFDPETLDVRRDGKPLALTTTELKLLQEFAAAPGTVLTRDLLLEKVWDYAWSGDTRVVDVHIRRLRAKIGHDRIETVRGFGYKLRP; translated from the coding sequence ATGCACGAGGTCCTGCTGGTCGAGGACGACGAGATGATCCGGGAAGCGACCCGCCTCACCCTTGAGTCGAGCGGCTACACGGTGCGCACAGCCGCCGACGGCACGACCGGACTCGACCTGTTCCGCGAGCAGGCCCCGGACGTCGCCGTCCTGGACATCATGCTGCCCGGCCTGAACGGGGTGAGCCTGGCCGGCCGTATCCGCGAGGAGTCGGGGGTGCCGGTGCTGCTGATCTCGGCCCGCAACGATCCGGTGGACGTGGTGATGGGCCTGGAGGCCGGCGCCGACGACTACGTCACCAAGCCGTTCGACGGCATGGTGCTGGCCGCCCGGATCCGCGCCCTGCTGCGCCGCGCCGCACCCGCCGAGCAGCGGCCGGGCAGCGCCCCGCTCACCTTCGGTGACCTGGCCTTCGACCCGGAGACCCTGGACGTGCGCCGCGACGGGAAGCCGCTCGCCCTCACCACGACGGAGCTGAAGCTCCTCCAGGAGTTCGCCGCCGCGCCCGGCACGGTGCTCACCCGGGACCTGCTGCTGGAGAAGGTGTGGGACTACGCCTGGTCCGGCGACACCCGGGTCGTGGACGTCCACATCCGCCGCCTGCGCGCCAAGATCGGCCATGACCGCATCGAGACGGTGCGCGGCTTCGGCTACAAGCTGCGCCCGTAG
- a CDS encoding ATP/GTP-binding protein, translated as MDSVVSDAARGVSPLLAEEGPEQPWQTDRTRAPIATKIVVAGGFGVGKTTLVTAVSEITPLQTEALMTEASEGTDDLTSTPGKLTTTVAMDFGRLTLDDDLVLYLFGTPGQQRFWFMWDDLVRGAIGAVVMADTRRLKDCFPALDYFESCGLPYVVAVNHFDGSERFEPEDVREALTIPAHIPVMIMDARRRISVIETLLSLVGHALDVTPE; from the coding sequence GTGGACTCCGTCGTCTCTGACGCCGCTCGCGGTGTCTCCCCGCTCCTCGCCGAAGAGGGGCCCGAACAGCCCTGGCAGACGGACCGCACCCGAGCCCCGATCGCCACGAAGATAGTCGTGGCCGGCGGCTTCGGCGTCGGCAAGACCACGCTGGTCACCGCCGTCTCGGAGATCACGCCCCTGCAGACCGAGGCGCTGATGACCGAGGCGAGCGAGGGGACCGACGACCTCACCTCGACGCCTGGCAAGCTGACCACCACCGTGGCCATGGACTTCGGCCGTCTCACGCTCGACGACGACCTGGTGCTCTACCTGTTCGGCACGCCCGGCCAGCAGCGGTTCTGGTTCATGTGGGACGACCTGGTGCGCGGCGCGATCGGCGCGGTCGTCATGGCCGACACCCGGCGCCTGAAGGACTGCTTCCCTGCGCTGGACTACTTCGAGAGCTGCGGACTGCCGTACGTCGTCGCGGTCAACCACTTCGACGGCAGCGAGCGGTTCGAGCCGGAGGACGTGCGGGAGGCGTTGACGATCCCCGCGCACATACCTGTAATGATCATGGATGCGCGGCGGCGGATCTCGGTGATCGAGACTTTGCTGTCTCTCGTCGGCCACGCACTGGACGTCACCCCCGAGTAG
- a CDS encoding styrene monooxygenase/indole monooxygenase family protein — translation MRKILVVGAGQSGLQIALGLQSHGYEVTLMSNRTADEIRSGRVMSTQCMFHTALQHERDLQLNFWESQAPKIEGLGVSVAAPGSWGEGPAARAIDWVGHLDGFAQSVDQRVKMAGWMETFAQRGGQLVIHGAAVGDLDYFSRTYDLVLVSAGKGELVQMFGRDAERSPYSEPQRSLAVSYVHGLGPRPEHPDTEAVRCNLVPGVGELFVMPTLTTSGRADILFWEGIPGGPLDVFDGVKDPAEHLSLTLELMEKYTPWEYARAAKAELTDAGGVLSGRYAPTVRNPVGRLPGGGLVLGVADVVVANDPITGQGSNSASKCAAAYLASIVEHGDKEFDEAWMRATFDRYWATAQHVTKWTNAMLAPPPEHILNLIGAAGQLPPVADRFANGFNDPSDFENFFYEPEKTEAYLAEVSGA, via the coding sequence ATGCGGAAGATACTCGTCGTCGGAGCCGGCCAGTCCGGACTCCAGATCGCCCTCGGACTCCAGTCGCACGGGTACGAGGTCACCCTGATGTCCAACCGGACGGCGGACGAGATCCGCTCCGGCCGGGTCATGTCCACCCAGTGCATGTTCCACACGGCACTGCAGCACGAGCGCGATCTCCAGCTGAACTTCTGGGAGTCCCAGGCCCCGAAGATCGAAGGGCTCGGCGTCTCGGTGGCGGCCCCCGGCTCCTGGGGCGAGGGCCCCGCGGCGCGGGCGATCGACTGGGTGGGGCACCTCGACGGGTTCGCGCAGTCGGTCGACCAGCGGGTGAAGATGGCCGGCTGGATGGAGACGTTCGCACAGCGCGGCGGCCAGCTGGTCATCCATGGCGCGGCGGTCGGCGACCTCGACTACTTCTCCCGTACGTACGACCTGGTGCTGGTGTCGGCCGGCAAGGGTGAGCTCGTCCAGATGTTCGGGCGGGACGCGGAGCGGTCCCCGTACAGCGAGCCGCAGCGGTCGCTCGCCGTGTCGTACGTGCACGGTCTCGGCCCGCGTCCGGAGCACCCGGACACGGAGGCCGTCCGCTGCAACCTCGTCCCCGGTGTCGGCGAGCTGTTCGTCATGCCCACCCTGACCACCTCGGGACGCGCGGACATCCTGTTCTGGGAGGGCATACCCGGCGGGCCGCTCGACGTCTTCGACGGCGTGAAGGACCCGGCGGAGCACCTCTCCCTGACCCTGGAACTCATGGAGAAGTACACCCCGTGGGAGTACGCGCGGGCGGCCAAGGCCGAGCTCACGGACGCCGGCGGCGTGCTGAGCGGGCGGTACGCGCCGACCGTTCGCAACCCCGTCGGGCGGCTGCCCGGTGGCGGGCTCGTGCTGGGTGTGGCGGACGTCGTCGTGGCGAACGACCCGATCACCGGGCAGGGCTCCAACTCCGCCTCCAAGTGCGCGGCCGCCTACCTCGCCTCGATCGTCGAGCACGGGGACAAGGAGTTCGACGAGGCGTGGATGCGCGCCACCTTCGACCGGTACTGGGCCACCGCCCAGCACGTGACCAAGTGGACGAACGCGATGCTGGCGCCGCCGCCGGAGCACATCCTCAACCTCATCGGCGCGGCGGGCCAGCTGCCGCCGGTGGCCGACCGGTTCGCCAACGGGTTCAACGATCCGTCCGACTTCGAGAACTTCTTTTATGAGCCGGAGAAGACCGAGGCTTACCTCGCGGAGGTTTCGGGGGCCTGA
- a CDS encoding MarR family winged helix-turn-helix transcriptional regulator, with translation MHEDGNGDGRRVGSGGAPSGGVSGTGVDQPEFLDLERELTVLFRRARAKQGEMAREVHPELESAAYGLLVRLDEYGRQRATDLAAYIGVGKATMSRQLRALEDLGLVAREPDPADGRAWLVHLTEEGRSRVGRVREARRARYVSQFAQWDRGEVAELARLLHQLNLGMEK, from the coding sequence GTGCACGAAGACGGAAACGGCGACGGACGCCGAGTCGGATCCGGGGGTGCCCCCTCTGGAGGAGTGTCCGGAACCGGTGTGGACCAGCCTGAGTTCCTGGACCTGGAGCGCGAGTTGACGGTGCTTTTCCGGCGCGCCCGGGCCAAGCAGGGCGAGATGGCCCGCGAGGTCCACCCGGAACTGGAGTCGGCGGCGTACGGGCTCCTGGTCCGTCTCGACGAGTACGGCCGGCAGCGCGCCACCGACCTCGCCGCCTATATCGGCGTCGGCAAGGCCACCATGTCGCGTCAGCTGCGTGCGCTGGAGGACCTGGGGCTGGTGGCGCGCGAGCCGGATCCTGCCGACGGGCGGGCGTGGCTGGTTCACCTCACTGAGGAGGGGCGCAGCCGGGTCGGCAGGGTGCGGGAGGCGCGACGGGCGCGGTACGTCAGTCAGTTCGCGCAGTGGGACAGGGGCGAGGTCGCGGAACTGGCGCGGCTGCTGCACCAGTTGAACCTGGGGATGGAGAAGTAG
- a CDS encoding DUF5753 domain-containing protein, with the protein MPQPKNLDPASMKEFYGAELRRRREDAGFSQSGLLMDPADPDLWFIIHEAALRMAVGGNQVMREQLERIAEVARSDQAIIQVMPFSAGPNLLLYGTTTLMTFTDEPPVVYTEGAYSGQLIEDPAVVASNTKSSDLARAAALSREASLAFVEGLLADYSS; encoded by the coding sequence ATGCCTCAGCCGAAGAATCTGGACCCCGCCTCGATGAAGGAGTTCTACGGCGCCGAGTTGCGGCGCCGCCGCGAGGACGCGGGGTTCTCACAGTCCGGGCTGCTGATGGACCCGGCCGACCCCGATCTGTGGTTCATCATCCACGAGGCGGCGCTGCGCATGGCGGTCGGCGGGAACCAGGTGATGCGCGAGCAGTTGGAGCGCATCGCCGAGGTGGCCCGGAGCGATCAGGCCATCATCCAGGTGATGCCGTTCTCGGCCGGGCCGAACCTGCTCCTGTACGGCACGACCACCCTCATGACCTTCACCGACGAGCCGCCCGTGGTGTACACCGAGGGCGCCTACTCGGGCCAGTTGATCGAGGATCCGGCGGTGGTCGCGAGCAACACCAAGTCCTCCGATCTGGCCAGGGCTGCCGCCCTCTCGCGGGAGGCGTCCCTCGCCTTCGTCGAAGGTCTACTCGCGGACTACTCATCATGA